A segment of the Triticum urartu cultivar G1812 chromosome 1, Tu2.1, whole genome shotgun sequence genome:
TAAGTACATAATAGTGCAAGTTTCTTACTCTAGCATAATTTACACACATATTGAATACTGCTTGTGAGTATATTTCACACACAAGAATAAAATGATGTTTTCTGAAAAAGAATAGATTAGTAGTATTGGTATTACCCTTAAAGggcaaagaaaataaaaaaacaaatcATTACATAATTGGCGATATATCAAGTGAAAACTGGTTTTCAGTGAAAATCTGAAGACTTTTCGTGTGGGTCATCGGATCTGTAATGAACGACACAGATTCAAGGTGGGATCCCTAACCTGCCACTTAAACGCTAATTAGCAGATAACCCCTGTTAGGTGGGAAATCTTTTGAGTGCTCGCGGCTGTATCAGTTCGTCTCTTGTCCGCTCCGGCGGCGATGGAGTCTCCGGCCGTTTGCGCTCTGCCGGCCGCTACAGGGCCTCTGTCGGTGCTAGACTGGACCTTCACCGGGTTGCGGCTCACCCTCCACCGGCCACAACTCGCGCCAGGATTTGCCTTTCGCCTGCCACGACTCAACCTTAGTAACACTAAGATCTCGCCGGATTCTCATCTACCTGCACCAGGATCTTGCCGCGGCGCCGGCGAACTTGGTCTCGCAAATCAACGGGCAGGAAACAAGTGCTCTTCCCCCACTGAGGGCAATTTGGAGTCCGCAGTGTTGCTCCACGCTACGGCGCCCCAGTGCTGCCTCACGCAACAGTACGAGAGAAGAAGAGGCAACATCTGACCACCAACAAAAATCACGCATGTACTACACAGGCGCGGCAACGAGCTCTTTGTGCAACGAACttttaccgaaaaaggctttcgccccgctttatatataaaacAATGATCAACCACACCCCAAGTACAAACACACCCCACCACAACACACCCGTGAGATGGAAGGCGAACTGATACAGCCGCGACCACTCAAAAGATTTTCCACCTTAGTGGTGGATAACAGGGGTTTATCTGCTAATTAGTGTTTAAGTGGCAGGTTAGGATCCCACCTTGAATCTGTATCCTTCATTACGGATCAGATGACCCACACGAAAAGTTTCTAGATTTTCACTGAAACCCAGTTTTCACTTGATACATCGCCTACATAATTCGCACACATTTTACACATATATTATGCTTTCTATAATATGCAAGAATAAccatataataataataataaatcacAAAAAGTAAGTTAAGAAAGAATGAGTTAGTGGCATTGGTGTTGCCCCTAAAGAAGAAATAAAATGaaacaaaattaaaaaaatatgttttccaaagaaaatgaattagtggcattggtattaTCATTTAAGAAAGAAATAACATGAGAAAAAAAAGCTGCAGACAACTTTGTACTGAAATTACGCTTTTTGTAATAGTACATAGGTAACATATAATAGTGTAACTTCGCATTTTAATATATACACATATTTTATAGTACTTGTGTGTGTACATTTTCGCACACCAACATCTCAAAAATACTCATTAAAATTAAGAAAAACgaataaaaacaaaaacaaaagcaAAAGCACATAAAAACAAGAAGAAAATAAAGGCAACGGGTAATGGGCTTGAAGCCCAATAAGCAAAAACAGGGGCAAGTCAAAAATTCAGCCCAGGAAGTTATGAAATAACTCAAGGGAAAAAAAACACGAATCTTGACAAAAGATTGAACGATCAAAGAATGTATATTGCTAAGGTGGACTGCAGAATACTAGCTATCGGACTTGTTTTGCTTAATTAACAGTGTAACCCATACATTTGACGAAAGGATTAATTGCACGCCGATTTTCATGAATTAAGTAAGACTATCCAATGCTTAATCACATGACGATTTCACGAATTAATAGCTGGGTCACTCATATTATCTGCCCTCAACTTTCACTCTTGTTCAATACAACGAGCAAGCAATCGCTTCAATACGTCTCGCTCAATCCAGGCATTCTGCCCTGCTTCGGAAGCTCTAGGCAATCTACAGTGCCGAATTCATACAAGAACAAAAATGCGTACTCAATTTGATATACATTTTACTCCCCCACAATCCATATTAATTGTCGTTGATTTAGTACAAGCTTGGCAATTGATATGGATTGAAGGGAGTAGAATATTTGAGCAATTTATTCGTTGGTAAGCTAAACTACGAAAGTGCCGCATGTGTTGAGTTTCAAATGCTCATCAGACAACCCCCGAAAAGGAAAGGAAAATCGCACCTTATGGAAGTGCCACGTTCGACAACTTCGTGCAAGTGCATGCTCATTGCCATGGGAAAGGAAAACAGATTGGGGCCTGTGGAACAAAATTTGCAAACATGTTGCCATTGGAAAGGAAAATAGACTGGTGAACCTTAGTTTCAGTAGTTTCTTCAAACAAGACGCTGTATGGTTTCATTCTGGTTAATGGAACCGGAGAGAGGCCTCCCTGTTCTTCTAAAAAAAGGAAAATAGATGTGGGGCCTATGGAACAAAATGTGCAAACATGTTGCGGTTGTTGCCTGCATTATCCCTTAAGATGatattttttctttctttttgggCAGGCTAATGAGTTGAAGAAAAAGCTCTTGCGCAAGTAACAATGTATCTCCACGTGTGTGCTCTTTTGTTGAAAATTACACGAAGATGATCTCAGTCAACATGCGGTGTTCCCAATGTGTGCAAGCAGCGTAAAAATCTTAGGTCCTGCTGCTGAAGCAGAGCATTGCAGATTAGATGCCCATGTGTTTTTGCACTCAGAAACCAAATATACCACCTATGCAAATTCATATCAAAGTATCTCGGTTTCATTTAACTCAACCCATGATTGAAGGAAGAACTAGATCAAAGCATGATCAGTACAAGTAATAATCAGAGCAAAAGGATTCAAATTTCATATTAGCAACATAATTGGCAAAAATGGCGACATCAATGTCAATCAACAGCATCTGGACATTTGCACGATGGAACACAATCAGGAAGCATATAGCTGAATTCAATTAGCAAGCATGCTCCCATCCCCAATCCCCCCATCTTGCCGCCGGCAACCATATTTACAGACAGATCAGCTGCAGCTAGCAGCAATCAAGACTCAAAAGCCACCACAAAACTATTCCATTGTTACCTGGCTGGTCATACTATTAGACTACTTTCTCATGACATCCAAAAAAATTCTCAGGACATTACCAAAAAGTTAAGAACAATTACCAGAAGTTGAAGACCGGAAGTTGCAGAGCAGGATCATCTGCATAACTTAGCTGCAGAAGATTTTCAGTCCTAAAGATGGCAAAGGCTACTCAGTAATCCCTTCTCCCTGTCAAAACTTCACTGCAATGCAACCCTGGCTGGAGTCAGACGGCGAGGTTGCCGAACGGCGCCCGGTGCGGGACGCCCTTGCGCCGGTGTGcaggctgcggcggcggcggtggcgtcgAGGTCCGGTCGGCGGCATTGCGCGGCGGGGAGGAAGGGGGGGAGGAGGCGTTGCCGTCGTGGCGGCAGCCGGGGAACTTGCAGCTGAGCGAGCAGAAGCGGAAGGCCTCGAGCAGGCCGCGGCCGCAGCCGCACTGGTTGACGAAGCTCGAGGCGCTGCGGGCGTGCCTGAGCTGCGGGCCGCGCTCCCTGAGGAAGACGACGCGCGCGCCGTTGATGACGTAGGTCTGCACGCCGCCCACGTCCAGGAGGCCCCGGACGTCCGCCACGAGGAGCACGCTGCTGTAGGTGGAGCGGCGGACCCGGATGACGCGGTGGCCGCGGTGGCCCTGGTCGGCGCACAGCGAGCAGAGCGCGCCGGCGACGTCGGCGCAGTCGAGGCAGAACATGGCGCGCACGCCGCCGCGGCGCGAGTCGGGGTGCGTCTTGCACGGCGTGTAGAAGCGCGCCGACATCATGGGGCGCAGCCACCGGGGCCACCGCTCGCCGCCCGCGGACGCCGCCTGCTCCTGCTCCTCCACCTCCGCAGACTCCTCGTCCTCCTGCTCCTCCACCTCCGCAGACTtctcgtcctcctcctccggctcaGGGCCGTCATCATCCTGCAGGCGACAACAGCAAGATCGGTCAGAGAGATCGCCCTCCTTGAAAATGGGAATCACCAGGGAATGGCCATGCACGCAACGTGTTCGTCCGTGGGAATCCGCCGAAGGAGGAGCAATTACGAACAGATTAACCACCCGGGCAGGATTTTATTCCGTTCATTTCGAACCAACGCAACCAAATGCGGCACTACCCACGCATGAAAAACCGCAAGAACGAAAATCGAACCCCTGGAAGGGGTGGGTGAGGGCAAGAGAGGGTTTTTGAAGGAGAGGGGGAAAACGCCCGTCTTTCCGAGATGGCGAGATCGATCTTCCGTCCATCGCCATTGCATTGCCCCCAGGATCCACCTAGCGCTTTCGACACGAGCAATCGGCCCAATGCAGCAGTAACGCGCGGAAAAGGGAGGAGGAGGGTGGCAGATCAAGAAACGGTTTCGTTCTTTCCCGGAGGTGGGGCACGGGGAATCAAGAACGCGGAGCACAGGAGGGAGAGGAGCGGGCAAGAAATGGGGGATGGCGTAGGGTTTTACCAAGCTGCGGCGGTCCTTGGGGAGGAGCTCCTTGCAGGGGGAGTCGTGGTCGATCGCCATGGCGGCTGGGCGTGACACGCGCCGCGCGGCGAGGGCGGAGGAAAAGGTGGGGCGCCGCGGGGGGATCCAAGAGCCCGGCGGGTTGGTGGGTTGGGTGCGGGTGGACTCCGGAAGGAGAGACGGATCGGCTGGCTCTGACTCGTGGAGGAAATGGTGGGCCGGGCTTGTATTGATGGGCTCGCACGAGAATGCAAGAGTGGGAGGAGTCTCTCTTTCAAAGCATCATCGAAGCTTTTCTCAAACAAAGAAAAAACATCATCGGAGTTAGGATAATGCTGAAACAATGATTGGGTCATCGTCTAAAAAGGGTTGGACGACGACCCCAAATCTAGTTATGCGCGTGTGGCCAGGAGCAGAGGTGGGCAACAACATGGTCACCGTTGCATAAAGGGGGGAAgcaagagcaactctagcagagtcGTGTACGACACCAATCGACATAATAATTGTCAATATTAAGAGTGACTCTAGTAGAGTCGTGTATGACCCTGGTCCACATAATAACTGTTAATATAATGACTTTGGGCCAAAATGACACTCTAGCAGTGTCACCATATGGGTGTCGATCGGCATAGTTTATGAAGCTTGCTAAATAAACGACCTCGTAGCCTCCATATTTGAGGGTCGGGGAGGCCAACTTGGAGCTCGCTTCATATACCAACCGCAGCATGGGAGAAAGTTCCGGCTTCTAATTCCTCGCGCCACAGTCGGGTTTGAAGCTCGACGCCGCTCATACACGCATCTCCATGTCCCGGTTAATAAATGAGTGGGGCGACGTGACCGGTAGCCACCGAGCCATGGCGTCAACCtccaccccaccccaccccccccTCTCCCCCCAATTCCCAAGGTGGTTGTGCAGATGGCCACACGGCTTCATCCTCGGCTATAGAGCATCTCAGCAAAGCGTCTCCATCATGGAAGCTTTACCCCCTCCCACACCTCCTCCTCTCTCAGCGACAAATGTCGTCGCGCTGGAATGCAACCTACTGGCTGAACACAGTGGCAGCGAATCTGACGACCGTAGGGAACTAGGCCTCTTTGTCTAGCTGAAGGAGTAGAAGGACGTTGTCCCCGTCAACCAGTCGCCCCCTCACCCTGGTGAATGACGTCGTCCCCATAGTGGCATAGCCAAAGCCTGAGGACCCGATCGACGTTGTGCTCGAGATCACCGCCCCCCAAGCTCCTAATGAGGCGCAAATCATCCGTGAGTATGGCTCCCCACTCACTCACGGCTCCACACTCACCGACGAGGAGGATGGGCGGCAGCTCGTGACTGTCGGTCGTGAGTCTGGCCCTACGCAAGGATACCTCGTCCGCAGAGGAGGACGAGATGGCAACGCCGACATGGAGGACATCGACGAAGGCGATGACTAGACGGTGCTAGCCACCTAGTAGCATATGTAGCAATGTCGCTCGAATAACGCTATGTATCATCAGTACATCATAGGTGACCGAAGTTTCGGGGTATGATCAAAACTCGGCAGGTGCTACCTTATAACTGAATTTGGAGTCCTTGCATCAAATCGGGCGTCTTGGCAAGTAGGCACGCCAGGTGAGGAGGCCATGGAGCAGCGGCGGGCCCATTCCAACAGTGAGCAGGGCATCccatgcagcagcggcaacagGAGAGGAGACGTCGTGGGCGGAGAGGAAGGGAAGGGAATTTTCTTTTCTAAGAATTGCCCACGACCGCGTAAAAATGAGGTAGTGGGGCAGCAGATAGGGGTTCGGCTAGGTGCGGTTAATTCCTCGAAACAGAAAAAAAAAATGGAGGAGACAACGGCTTTTAAGCAGTTAACTCCTCAAAACAGAAATTTTGGAGGAgctaatactccctccatttcaaaataagtgtcttaactGTACTAACTCTAGTACAAAGTTGTATTAAGGctgagacacttattttgagacggagggagtagtttttaAGGAGTCATCAGCTAGGTGCGGTTAACTCCTCAAAACAGAAAATTAAATTTGGAGAAGCAAACAGTTTTTAAGGAATCGGCTAGGGACGTGCCAATAATAATATCTCGCCTTGCAAATGTACTGGTTTCTTGGGGGTGAAGCTAGCAAGCACATGATGTGCCTGCCGTTCCTGGCAAACCGTATGACCCTACACTACACGCTGCGTCCTTGTGTTGACAGACTGCCAGACaggcaagaaacctttttttTAGGGGTCACCCACTTTCCCCTGCTACAGTAACTGAATGGCGACTTGGCGATTTGCCGGCGACTGGCTTCTTGCCGTTTCTTCTtcttgtttctttcttcttccttttgGATTTCTTATCCTCCCCTAATCTCAGTTTCTAGTTTCCTTTTTTCTCTATGATCCTTCTATATCCTCTACCGTCCTTTCTCAAGTCATTTTTCTCCTGTTCCTATCTGCTAGCCATTTCTTTTACAGTCCCAAATTCCTATTTTTTCTCTTCCTTTTATCCCAGATAGCTGATTTCTTTGCCTAGCGTTCTGGGTTTGTGCCGGAGTCaggggcgatggcggcggcgccgGAAATTGAAGGCTGTACGGCTCCTCGAGGGATGGGGATCGGATACGATGCGGTTGAACTAGTTGACTGGACCTCCTTCAGAAAGTAGGGGTCAGAGTTGCTCAAGAGGTCCAAAGATCCCCTAAGATGTTTGGGTCGGATGAGAGAAAGGGCTAGGGAATTCCTTGGGCATGATTTTGGACGGCTGTAAAAGGTTTCTATAGTGAATAAAATCGTATTGATGACAGATAAGGTGGGGATTTTGCCCTATCAAGGTGAGGAGCGGACGCAGGATTTTATATCTATGAAAGGGGAGCAGAATTGTGAGGTGAAGGAAAGGCCTTGCATCATTTTCCAAGGGTCAGTACTCTCCTTTTCGGGAGATCTCGCAGCAGCCAGTACTGAAGGTGCTCAGACCAGGAAGAACTGGGTTATTGATGGCCCGGTGGAGGCGGATGTGATGACACTCTTGCTGGATGGGGATAACCTACCTGTTCCTATGGATGATGATTTTGGGAGGAGTTTTAGAATCGAAGCTCAGTCTAATTCCGTAAGAGATGTACTGGAAGTGAATTTGGGAGAGAATGACGAGGTTGCTAGTGTGTGTGCACACGTTCAGGGACCCATTCATATGTGTGTTAATGTCGGTCTTGGTATTCATCTAATAAAAGAGCAATCTTGTTCTGATCATGTCCGTCTTAATTTCAATCCTTTTGAGAAGCCAACTGAACTGAAACGGAACTATGCAGCGAAGTTCACGAATAAGGAGATATGTACTGTTCGCTTTGATTATGGAGTCTCAGTGGAGGAGGATCCAGATCCAGGGGATAGTTGGGTACTGGGAAATCATTCAGTACACCTGAAGGAAGAAGCTGGTTCTACTGATCCAAGAAACATGTCATTTCTTCAGTACGCATGCTACACTGGTATAAAGAAGCATCTATTTTTGCCTGTCCGTACAGCAGTTTACATCGTTGACTTGTCTGATGGAAGCAAGGGTTCTAGTCCAGCTGTGCCATACCAGGAAAATACGAACAAGAAGAAAACCATAAGGGCAGATGGTGAGGCACTGGATAGCTCTGTTTTAGGTCATATACTGGATGAATCGGCGGCATCCCTCGAGGATGACCGCCGGGAACAATGAATATCATGTGCTTGAATTGTCGGGGTTGTGGGCGGCCTGAGACAGTTCGTGAGATTAGTAACCTAATTAGGTTGCAACGCCCTGGTCTGGTCTTTCTCTCGGAGACCAAGATGTCTGCCAAGAGAGCACAAGGGCTAAAATGGAGATTTGGGTTCACAAATGCTTTTGGAGTTAACTGTGTGGGATTAAGTGGAGGACTTTGCCTATACTGGAATAACAACTCAATTGTGACTTTGAAATCTTTTAGCGGGTCACACATTGATGTCATGGTTCAGGATGATAGTGTTGGAGATATGGAGTGGCGATTCACTGGATTCTATGGTGATCCGAAGAGAACAAAGAGGAAAAGATGTTGGGACCTACTGAAATTCATGAGAAGGGAATATAATAACCCGTGGGTCTGTGCGGGCGACTTTAATGAAGTTTTGCATGCCTCCGAGAAACTAGGTGGTAATGAGAGGCAGGAGTGGAAGATGGAGGTTTTTAGGGATACCATTGAATATTGCTGTTTTGAGGACTTGGGCTACTTTGGCCTACCTTACACTTGGGACAATAGACAACAAGGGGATAGCAACATCAAGGTCCGGCCTGACCGAGCTTTGGGGGATGATAGATTTGTGGAGTGTTTTGATAATACAGTGGTTAACCATGTCCAGTGTGCCGAATCTGACCACTGTGCTCTCCTCGTCTCTATCAGGAAGTCTGAATGGATGGAGGAAGGAAGGGAAGGTAGACCTTTTCGATTCGAGAATGCTTGGACTCGACACGATCGGTATACACAAGTAGTAGAGGATTCGTGGCACGTTAATACTAGTAATCTGCAAGGGATAAGTGCAGCTTTGAGTGGGGTGCGGCAGAGACTACAGAATTGGAGTAAATCTGAGTTTGGATCGGTGAAAAGACAGTTGAAATCCCTTCGGGCTCGGCTGGGGTATGTTCGACAAAATTCGCTTTTATCCGGACCGTGCAGAGAGGAGATGGAACTCATAGCCAGAATTTCAGAGTTGCTATCTAGGGAGGAAGCTTTGGAGAAACAGCGTTCAAGAGCCCTTTGGCTAGCTGCTGGAGATCGTAATACGTCTTTTTTTCAGGCCAAGGCTAAGGAACGTGCACGTATTAACAAAATTAAGTCGCTGAAGAGGGAAGATGGATCAGTTGCTAATTCTCAACCTGAGCTAGAAGCAGAGGTTCTCAATTATTATCAGCGACTGTTTACTGCTCAAGATGGAACCGACCCAGATCTGGTGACTTCTTGGGTTGATCGGAAGGTGGATGATGCAATGAACAGTAGACTTTGTGCACCGGTTACGAACGATGAAATAGAGCAAGCTCTTTTTATGATGCATCCTGATAGATCACCAGGCCCTGATGGATTTACCGCTGGCTTCTACATCCGTCATTGGAACATTTTAAAAGACACGGTATGTGAGGCAGTGAGGGATTTCCTGGAAGGTGGTCAAATGCCTGAGATGGTTAATTCCACGGTGTTGGTTCTCATTCCGAAGGTTAAAAACCCGCAACATCTCAGTCAATATCGGCCTATTTCTTTATGTAacatgttgggtttcgtagtaatttcaaaaaaattcctacgcacacgcaagatcatgtgatgcatagcaacgagggggagagtgttgtctacgtacccaacgcagaccgacggcggaagcgatgacacgacgtagaggaagtagtcgtacgtcttcacgatccaaccgatcaagcaccgaaactacggcacctccgagttcgagcacacgttcagctcgatgacgatccccggactccgatccagcaaagtgtcggggaagagttccgtcagcacaacggcgtggtgacgatcttgatgtactacagcagcagggcttcgcctaaactccgctacagtattatcgaggtatatggtggcagggggcaccgcacacggctaaggaatagatctcaaggatcaacttgtgtgtctagaggtgtcccctgcctctgtatataaaggagtagagggggggaggctagccggccaaggagggaggcgcaggagagtcctactccctctgggagtaggattccccctccaatcctagtccaactaggattcctttcggaggggaaaagaggaggagggggccggccacctctcctagtcctaataggactaggggaagggggaggcgcgcagcccatctagggcagccccttctctattccactaaggcccactatggcccatatagctccagaggggttccggtaaccctcccggtactccggtaaaatcccgatttcacccggaatagttccgatgtccaaacataggcttccaatatatcaatctttacgtctcgaccatttcgagactcctcgtcatgtccgtgatcacatccgggactcgaaacaaccttcggtacaattcaaaatgcataaactcataatataactgtcatcgtaccttaagcgtgcggaccctacgggttcgagaacaatgtagacatgaccgagacatgtctccggtcaataaccaatagcgggacctggatgcccatattggctcctacatatcctacgaagatctttatcggtcagaccgcataacaacaatacgttgttccctttgtcatcggtatgttacttgctccgagattcgatcgtcggtatccaatacctagttcaatctcgttaccggcaagtctctttactcgttccgtaatacatcatctcacaactaacatattagttgtaatgcttgcaaggcttatgtgatgtgtattaccgagagggcccagagatacctctccgacaatcggagtgacaaatcctaatctcgaaatacgccaacccaacatctacctttggagacacctgtaatgctcctttataatcacccagttacgttgtgacgtttggtagcacccaaagtgttcctccggcaaacgggagttgcataatctcatagtcataggaacatgtataagtcatgaagaaagcaatagcaacatactaaacgatcgggtgctaagctaatggaatgggtcatgtcaatcagatcattcaactaatgatgtgacctcgttaatcaaataacaactcattgttcatggttaggaaacataaccatctttgattaacgagctagtcaagtagaggcatactagtgacactttgtttgtctatgtattcacacatgtattatgtttccggttaatacaattctagcatgaataataaacatttatcatgaattataaggaaataaataataactttattattgcctctagggcatatttccttcagtctcccatttgcactagagtcaataatctagattacacagtaatgattctaacacccatggagccttgttgctgatcatgttttgctcgtggaagaggcttagtcaatgggtctacaacattcagatccgtatgtatcttgcaaatctctatgtctcccacctggactagatccccgatggaattgaagcgtctcttgatgtgcttggtcctcttgtgaaatctggattcctttgccaaggcaattgcaccagtattgtcgcaaaagattttcattggacccaatgcactaggtatgacacctagatcggatatgaactccttcatccagactccttcgttcgctgcttccgaagcagctatgtactccggtTCACATGTAGATcgcgctacgacgctttgtttagaactgcaccaactgacagctccaccgtttaatgtaaacacgtatccggtttgcgatttagaatcgtccggatcagtgtcaaagcttgcatcaacgtaaccatttacggtgagctctttgtcacctccatatacgagaaacatatccttagtccttttcaggtatttcaggatgttcttgaccgctgtctagtgatccactcctggattactttggtacctccctgctagacttatagcaaggcacacatcgggtctggtacacagcattgcatacatgatagagcctatggctgaagcatagggaacatctttcattttctttctatcttctgcagtggtcgggcattgagtcttactcaacttcacaccttgtaacacaggcaagaatcctttctttgcttgatccattttgaatttcttcaaaatcttgtcaaggtatgtgctttgtgaaagtccaattaagcgtcttgatctatctctatagatcttaatgcctaatatgtaagcagcttcaccgaggtctttcattgaaaaacttttattcaagtatccttttatgctatccagaaattctatatcatttccaatcagcaatatgtcatccacatataatattagaaatgttacagagctcccactcactttcttgtaaatacaggcttctccgaaagtctgtataaaaccaaatgctttgatcacactatcaaagcgtttattccaactccgagaggcttgcaccagtccataaatggatcgctggagcttgcacactttgttagctccctttggatcgacaaaaccttccggttgcatcatatacaactcttcttccagaaatccattcaggaatgcagttttgacatccatctaccgaatttcataatcataaaatgcggcaatcgctaacatgatttggacggacttaagcatcgctacgggtgagaaggtctcatcgtagtcaatcccttgaacttgtcgaaaaccttttgcgacaagtcgagctttgtacacagtaacattaccatcagcgtcagtcttcttcttaaagatccatttattctcaattgcttgccgatcatcgggcaagtcaaccaaagtccatactttgttctcatacatggatcccatctcagatttcatggcttcaagccactttgcggaatctgggctcaccatcgcttcttcatagtccgtaggttcatcatgatctagtagcatgacttccagaactggattaccgtaacactctggtgcggatc
Coding sequences within it:
- the LOC125554884 gene encoding protein RGF1 INDUCIBLE TRANSCRIPTION FACTOR 1-like, with the protein product MAIDHDSPCKELLPKDRRSLDDDGPEPEEEDEKSAEVEEQEDEESAEVEEQEQAASAGGERWPRWLRPMMSARFYTPCKTHPDSRRGGVRAMFCLDCADVAGALCSLCADQGHRGHRVIRVRRSTYSSVLLVADVRGLLDVGGVQTYVINGARVVFLRERGPQLRHARSASSFVNQCGCGRGLLEAFRFCSLSCKFPGCRHDGNASSPPSSPPRNAADRTSTPPPPPQPAHRRKGVPHRAPFGNLAV